The segment TTTCTCCAGAATGAAAGGATTGTTCAGGTGCATCTGGGCTTCCCTGGGCAGTGCTGGTCTGAATACACATGTGCCTTGTGTTTGTGCTTCCTGTGGGAGGAGTTGCGGTTGGCTGGGGCTAGAACTAGAACCCTGGCTCTGGAGCCACGGCCCTGCAGCCTCCGTTTCCCCAGAGGATCAGTGAGCAATGTCTTTGCGGCAGAGGAGATGAGGCGTCTAGCAGTCTGATGGCCTGATTGTCCCCTTCCCCAGGAGCCTGAAAGGCAGCCTTGAGCAAAACCTCAGCGATATGGACAAGTTCTTGGAAAAACTGGGCCCTCTGAATGGGCAGGGGAGGGAGCCTCCTGGGCTCCCACAAGACCCGGTGGACATGCGGCAGCTGCTGcagaaggagctggaggaggtgagggagcgCCTGGAGCCCTACATGGCGGAGGTGCACAAGCGCGTGGGCTGGAACCTGGAAGGGTTGCGGCGGCAGCTGCAGCCCTACACCTCGGAGCTGATGGAGCAGGTGGCCTCGCGcgtgcaggagctgcaggagcagTTGCACGCGGTCGGGGAGGACACCAAGGCCCACCTGCTGAGGGGCGTGGACGAGGCGCGGGGcctgctgcaggagctgcagaaCCGCGTGGCGCACCACACCAGCCGCGTCAAGGCGCTCTTCCACCCGTACGCCGAGCGCCTGGTGACAGGCATCGGGCGCCACGTGCAGGAGCTGCACCGCAGCGTGGCGCCGCACGCCGCCGCCAGCCCCGCACGCCTCAGCCGCTGCGTGCAGGTGCTCTCGAGCAAGCTCACGCGCAAGGCCAAGGCCCTGCACGCACGCATCCAGCAGAACCTGGACCAGCTGCGCGAAGAGCTCAGCGCCTTTGTCGGTGCCGGTGCGGATGGTGCTGAGGAAGAGGCCCAACCCGACCCCCAGGTGCTGTCCCAGGAGGTGCGCCAGCGACTCCAGGCTTTCCGCCAGGACACCTTCCTGCAGATCGCCGCCTTCACCCGTGCCATTGACCAGGAGACCGAGCAGGTCCAGCAGCAGCTGGCGCCGCCCCCGCCAGGTCACAGCGCCTTCGCCCCAGAGTTCCTCCAAGAGGACCCAGACAAGGCCCGGAGTGAGCTGCAGGCTCGTCTGGACGACCTGTGGGAAGACATCAACTACAGCCTTCATGACCATGGTCTTGGCCATCAGGGGGAGCCCTGAGGGTTTCCTTCCCAAGTCCCAGATCCTTATCTGGGGAGCCAGCAGGCTCAGTCCTGGACAGTGGCCTGTTGGGCAGAGGGTGGAGGGCCCTGCACGGGATAGCTGAGGCCACCGAAGGGGCTGTCATCCTTGGCATATCCTGCTTCCTGCAATTCCCCATCCAGATGCATTACATTCACCAGGCTTTGTAAACCCGGCTTCCCTTCCTCGTTTGGGAATCCTGAGTTGCTTCATTCTAGGATggcgggagtggggagggaggaggcactcAGTGTGTGGATAATTATGTATAAGCCTGTTACCATGGTGCTGGAAGCCTGTGCCTTTTCGTCCTCTGGCCTGGCTTCAATCACTTCTGGCCACCTGGTGGCCACTGCTACTGCTGGTTCGCAGAGAGGACCTTGTTTCTCCCTAGGGCTGCCATGACAGCCTCTGTTGGAGGAAgcgaagggagaaaggaagaaagtatgaggagtgtgtgtgtatacgtcCCTGCTGGTGGGGACAAATGGTGTGGGTTACCGTGGGAGGGAGTAGAGCCCGGATTTCCTCACCTAGCTCTACATCTAAACAGCTGACTGAACTCTCCAAACTCTGGAGGCTTCTTAAACCCTCTGAAGAGCCAACCTTGTGCCCTTCCCATCTCTGGCCCCTCCCTGCTGATTCCTAGGCTGAAGTCTAGACTTCTGACACAAATGAAATAGATGCTTATGATGGAAGCTTATTTGCCTGGTGCGACTCTCATGTGGACCATCTCTGAAAGCAGTGGCCTTACTGCTATCCCTAAAGCATATCCACCATCCCCTCCAAACCCTCGTTGTTCCTTCACATTGACCCCCTCCCGGCCCAGGTTTGTCAGAGGGCTTTTGCTCTGGCTGGGCTGACAGCTGCCTGTCATGCCTGGGGTGTCCCAGGTTAGAGGTTAGAGACCCTTTCTCTGCACATGCATTGTTCACCCACC is part of the Vicugna pacos chromosome 33, VicPac4, whole genome shotgun sequence genome and harbors:
- the APOA5 gene encoding apolipoprotein A-V — translated: MASVAAFLTRALVLLSVLSTTQAQKGFWDYFSQSSGDKSRVEQIQQQKLAWEPTSLKGSLEQNLSDMDKFLEKLGPLNGQGREPPGLPQDPVDMRQLLQKELEEVRERLEPYMAEVHKRVGWNLEGLRRQLQPYTSELMEQVASRVQELQEQLHAVGEDTKAHLLRGVDEARGLLQELQNRVAHHTSRVKALFHPYAERLVTGIGRHVQELHRSVAPHAAASPARLSRCVQVLSSKLTRKAKALHARIQQNLDQLREELSAFVGAGADGAEEEAQPDPQVLSQEVRQRLQAFRQDTFLQIAAFTRAIDQETEQVQQQLAPPPPGHSAFAPEFLQEDPDKARSELQARLDDLWEDINYSLHDHGLGHQGEP